The proteins below are encoded in one region of Lentisphaerota bacterium:
- a CDS encoding histidine phosphatase family protein, with product MTNRKTSEYGCAPQSLNIYFIRHGETAWSRSGQYTGSTDIPLTAHGEDEAREVGLRLRNILFTHVLTSPLQRARQTCALAGLKPPPTIVPDLAEWDNGDDEGRTPAEIAASRPRWNLFRDGAPNGETPAQLSARADRVIAHLRTLDGNVALFSHGHVGRVLAARWIGLTVAHAQHFLLNTASVSVLCYEHNRPDQPAIASWNARAPRSIDPATDLAGLETGLG from the coding sequence ATGACAAACCGCAAGACCAGTGAATATGGTTGTGCTCCTCAGTCGCTCAACATCTACTTCATCCGCCATGGCGAAACCGCGTGGTCACGCTCCGGCCAATACACCGGGAGCACGGACATTCCACTGACCGCCCATGGCGAAGACGAGGCGCGAGAGGTGGGGCTGCGGCTCCGGAACATCCTATTCACCCACGTGCTGACCAGCCCGCTCCAACGTGCGCGACAGACGTGCGCGCTGGCGGGGCTGAAGCCGCCGCCGACAATCGTGCCGGATCTGGCGGAGTGGGACAACGGGGATGATGAGGGGCGTACACCTGCTGAGATAGCCGCATCGCGGCCACGCTGGAATCTCTTTCGCGATGGCGCGCCCAACGGAGAGACGCCCGCTCAACTGTCCGCCCGCGCGGATCGCGTGATTGCCCATCTCCGCACGCTCGATGGCAATGTCGCGCTCTTCTCCCACGGCCACGTTGGCCGCGTGCTCGCCGCGCGGTGGATCGGCTTGACCGTCGCGCATGCACAACATTTTTTACTAAACACCGCATCGGTCAGCGTGCTCTGCTATGAACATAATCGCCCCGACCAACCCGCCATCGCCTCGTGGAACGCTCGGGCGCCCAGATCGATCGACCCGGCAACTGATCTAGCCGGTCTCGAAACAGGTCTCGGGTAA
- a CDS encoding phosphoketolase family protein, translated as MKTDTLTLDLLHKMDAYWRAANYLSVGQLYLRDNPLLREPLKSAHVKAMLLGHWGTTPGQNFIYVHLNRVITEHDLDMIYISGPGHGGPALVGNTYLEGTYSEIYPDISQDEAGLQKLFKQFSFPGGIPSHVSPECPGSIHEGGELGYSLSHAFGAAFDNPELIVACVVGDGEAETGPLATAWHSNKFLNPITDGAVLPILHLNGYKIANPAVLARIEPEELEQLFRGYGWTPYFVEGDDPKTMHQRMAEVLDRAVQEIRQIQRCARENGAPDRPRWPMIVLRSPKGWTGPKEVDGLQIEGTFRAHQIPILIDAEHPDHLKLLEDWMKSYRPEELFDQSGRLIPELAELAPTGDRRMGANPHANGGLLLRDLMMPDFRDYAVVVPAPGAVQAADTHELGEFLREVVSLNSKQRNFRIFGPDETLSNRLNCVFEVTNRQWEARTRDNDEFLATDGCVMEMLSEHQCEGWLEGYLLTGRHGLFNCYEAFIHIIDSMFNQHAKWLKVSAELPWRRKIASLNYLLASHVWQQAHNGFTHQDPGFIDHVVNKKASVVRVYLPPDANCLLSVWDHCLRSRHYVNVVVAGKYQAPQWLTMDEAVEHCTRGIGIWEWAGCARATEPDIVMACCGDVPTLETLAAVSILRNHLPELKIRVVNIVDLMKLQPESEHPHGLSDRDFDALFTKDKPILFAFHGYPWLIHRLTYRRTNHGQLHVRGYKEEGTITTTFDMTVLNDLDRFHLVQDAIRRVGSLGNRGATLHALMTDKLSEHTRYIDQHGVDMPDVRNWKWGDRS; from the coding sequence TCTCTCGGTCGGCCAGCTCTATCTGCGTGACAACCCGCTACTGCGTGAGCCGCTGAAGTCCGCCCATGTGAAAGCGATGCTGCTCGGCCATTGGGGGACCACGCCGGGTCAGAATTTCATCTATGTGCACCTCAACCGGGTCATCACGGAACACGATCTGGACATGATCTACATCTCCGGCCCCGGCCATGGTGGTCCGGCGCTGGTGGGCAACACGTATTTGGAGGGTACCTACAGCGAGATCTACCCCGACATCAGCCAGGATGAGGCCGGACTCCAAAAGCTGTTTAAGCAGTTTTCGTTCCCCGGCGGCATTCCCAGCCATGTGTCTCCGGAGTGCCCGGGCTCGATTCACGAGGGCGGCGAACTCGGCTATTCGCTCAGCCATGCCTTCGGCGCCGCGTTCGATAATCCGGAACTGATCGTCGCCTGCGTAGTCGGGGATGGCGAAGCCGAAACCGGCCCGCTGGCCACGGCCTGGCACTCCAACAAGTTCCTCAACCCGATCACTGACGGGGCCGTGCTGCCGATCCTGCATCTCAACGGCTACAAGATCGCCAATCCGGCTGTCCTGGCGCGCATCGAACCGGAAGAGCTGGAGCAACTGTTCCGCGGCTATGGCTGGACGCCCTACTTCGTGGAGGGCGACGATCCCAAAACCATGCACCAACGCATGGCCGAAGTCCTGGACAGAGCCGTTCAGGAAATCCGCCAGATTCAACGCTGCGCACGGGAAAACGGGGCACCCGACCGTCCGCGCTGGCCGATGATCGTCCTCAGATCCCCCAAAGGCTGGACAGGACCGAAGGAGGTCGATGGACTGCAGATCGAGGGCACCTTCCGGGCGCACCAGATCCCCATCCTGATTGATGCGGAGCATCCTGACCATCTCAAGCTTCTTGAAGACTGGATGAAGAGCTATCGGCCGGAAGAACTCTTCGATCAGAGCGGGCGTCTTATCCCCGAACTGGCCGAGCTTGCGCCCACGGGCGACCGCCGCATGGGGGCCAATCCTCACGCGAACGGCGGTCTGCTGTTGCGCGACCTGATGATGCCCGACTTTCGCGACTATGCGGTAGTGGTCCCGGCGCCGGGCGCCGTTCAAGCCGCCGACACGCACGAACTGGGGGAGTTTCTGCGCGAGGTGGTGAGCCTCAACAGCAAGCAACGGAATTTCCGCATCTTCGGCCCCGACGAAACGCTGTCCAACCGGTTAAATTGCGTTTTTGAGGTAACCAACCGGCAGTGGGAAGCCCGAACAAGGGACAATGATGAGTTTCTGGCAACAGACGGCTGCGTGATGGAAATGCTCAGCGAGCATCAATGCGAGGGCTGGCTCGAAGGCTATTTGCTCACCGGGCGGCATGGCCTCTTCAACTGTTACGAGGCGTTCATCCACATCATCGATTCGATGTTCAACCAGCATGCCAAGTGGTTGAAGGTCAGTGCCGAGCTTCCCTGGCGGCGCAAGATCGCCTCGCTGAATTACTTGCTCGCCTCGCATGTCTGGCAGCAGGCTCATAACGGCTTTACGCATCAGGACCCCGGCTTCATCGATCATGTGGTCAATAAGAAGGCGTCGGTCGTGCGTGTGTACCTGCCGCCCGACGCCAACTGCCTGTTATCGGTGTGGGACCATTGCCTCAGGAGCCGCCACTACGTCAACGTGGTGGTCGCCGGCAAATACCAGGCACCGCAATGGCTAACGATGGACGAGGCCGTGGAGCACTGCACCCGGGGGATCGGGATCTGGGAATGGGCGGGATGCGCTCGGGCAACAGAACCGGACATCGTGATGGCCTGTTGCGGCGACGTGCCCACGCTGGAAACGCTCGCCGCCGTTTCCATCCTTCGGAACCACCTGCCCGAGCTGAAAATTCGCGTGGTCAACATTGTGGACTTGATGAAGCTGCAGCCGGAAAGCGAACACCCGCACGGGCTGAGTGATCGGGACTTCGACGCCCTGTTCACGAAGGACAAACCGATCCTCTTCGCCTTTCACGGCTACCCGTGGCTGATCCACCGGTTGACCTATCGCCGCACGAACCACGGACAGCTCCATGTGCGCGGCTACAAGGAAGAAGGCACCATCACCACCACTTTCGACATGACCGTGCTGAACGATCTGGACCGTTTCCACTTGGTGCAGGACGCGATTCGTCGGGTTGGCTCGCTTGGAAATCGAGGCGCAACGCTGCACGCGCTGATGACCGACAAGCTGAGCGAGCATACGCGCTACATCGACCAGCATGGTGTGGACATGCCGGACGTGCGGAACTGGAAGTGGGGCGATCGATCATGA
- a CDS encoding superoxide dismutase, with product MVSLLPLTGLLLAANAQVPAKTLAAGGDDPAFVLPTLPYAQDALEPHLSARTLSVHYGKHYQTYVDNLNTLAADTKMAGLPLEEIIRQTAGKPDQAGLFNNAAQVWNHTFFWKSMKPNGGGAPTGKLAERITATFGSFDAFKAAFSEAALTQFGSGWAWLVQEGDTLKIIKTSNADTPLAHGQTALLTCDVWEHAYYLDHLNRRKDFVQAFLDHLVNWDFAASQVK from the coding sequence ATGGTGAGCCTGCTTCCGTTGACAGGCCTGTTGCTCGCAGCGAATGCGCAGGTACCCGCGAAGACTCTGGCCGCAGGCGGAGACGATCCCGCTTTCGTACTGCCGACGCTGCCCTACGCGCAGGATGCGTTGGAGCCGCACCTATCGGCGCGGACGCTGAGCGTTCACTACGGCAAGCACTATCAGACCTATGTGGACAATCTGAACACACTCGCGGCTGACACGAAGATGGCCGGTTTGCCTCTGGAAGAGATCATTCGGCAGACGGCGGGCAAACCGGATCAGGCGGGTCTGTTCAACAACGCCGCCCAGGTCTGGAATCACACGTTCTTCTGGAAGAGCATGAAGCCCAATGGCGGAGGCGCGCCGACCGGTAAGCTGGCGGAGCGAATCACCGCCACATTCGGCAGTTTCGATGCCTTCAAGGCCGCCTTTAGCGAAGCCGCCCTGACCCAGTTCGGGAGCGGATGGGCTTGGCTGGTGCAGGAGGGCGACACGCTGAAGATCATCAAGACGTCTAATGCGGATACGCCTCTCGCGCACGGGCAAACCGCGCTCCTGACCTGTGACGTCTGGGAGCACGCCTACTATCTCGACCACCTGAACCGCCGCAAAGATTTCGTCCAGGCATTCCTGGACCATCTGGTAAATTGGGATTTCGCGGCATCGCAGGTGAAATAG